The Phycisphaerae bacterium genome has a segment encoding these proteins:
- the trpA gene encoding tryptophan synthase subunit alpha has translation MKTYKQVFSELAKAKRAALIPFFVIGDPDFDTSLAIVKTAIDAGADILELGIPFSDPIADGPTIQKADIRARNSGMSVTKAREFVRKVKDYKDIPIGLLMYYNLIYQYGTKKFFSDFHKAGVNSVLVADLSVDDADEIMSPATEAGLDTVFMVTPNTDAERMKLIASKTTGFIYTVSLLGVTGSRDKVSGDVRGLVERLKEVTDVPICVGFGISKPEHAVEVAKAGADGVIIGSKIVQLIEENLGKKEKCLAEISTFVSEVRKAIERQG, from the coding sequence ATGAAAACATATAAACAGGTTTTTTCGGAACTGGCAAAAGCAAAAAGAGCGGCGTTGATACCGTTTTTTGTAATCGGCGACCCTGATTTCGATACGAGTCTTGCAATTGTGAAGACAGCTATTGATGCAGGGGCGGATATTTTAGAGCTTGGGATACCGTTTTCCGACCCGATAGCGGACGGGCCGACGATTCAGAAGGCCGATATCCGGGCAAGGAACAGCGGGATGAGTGTTACAAAGGCGAGGGAGTTTGTCCGAAAGGTGAAGGATTATAAGGACATCCCAATAGGATTACTGATGTATTACAACCTGATTTACCAGTACGGGACGAAAAAGTTTTTCAGCGATTTTCACAAAGCAGGCGTTAACAGCGTGCTGGTCGCTGATTTGAGCGTTGACGATGCAGATGAAATTATGTCGCCTGCAACCGAAGCGGGACTCGATACCGTTTTTATGGTTACTCCCAATACCGACGCAGAGAGAATGAAGCTAATCGCCTCCAAGACGACGGGGTTTATTTATACGGTGTCACTGCTCGGCGTAACGGGCAGCAGGGACAAGGTCTCCGGAGATGTTCGCGGACTGGTTGAAAGGCTGAAAGAAGTAACAGATGTACCGATTTGTGTAGGATTTGGAATCAGCAAGCCCGAACACGCAGTCGAAGTCGCCAAGGCCGGCGCGGACGGTGTAATAATAGGCTCAAAGATAGTGCAGTTAATCGAAGAGAATTTGGGCAAGAAGGAAAAGTGCCTGGCTGAAATTTCAACATTTGTAAGCGAAGTCAGGAAAGCGATTGAGAGACAAGGGTAA